TGATGAATTCGCCGGTAGGTTTACCATCTCCGTTTACGATCGCATATTTAACATGGTAGAGTTTACCATTCAGTTCCTTGTATTCCACCTCTTCATCACTGAGGGCGGTTTTGGCTTTGGGGTCCCAGTTGATCATACGGGCGCCGCGGTAGATGAGCCCTTTGTCGTACAGGTCTACAAATACGCGGATCACCGCTTTATAATAATGGTCGTCCATGGTGAAGCTCACCCTGTCCCAATCTACAGAACAGCCCAGTTTTTTGATCTGGTGGTAGATGATGCCGCCATATTTATCTTTCCATTCGTAAGCGTATTTCAGGAATTCTTCCCGGCTGAGCTGGCTTTTCTCAATCCCTTTTTCATCTTTCAGCATATTTACCACCTTGGATTCGGTGGCAATGGAAGCGTGATCAGATCCCGGGACCCAGCAGGCGTTAAAACCGCTCATACGGGCATGGCGGACAAGGATATCCTGGACGGTCTCATTTAACGTATGCCCCATGTGCAACACACCTGTTACATTCGGCGGGGGGATCACGATCGTAAAAGGAGGACGTTCATCGGGTACTGAACGGAAGTATTGTTTATCCATCCAGTACTGGTACCACTTGTCTTCTGCCGAGGCAGGGATATAATTCTTCGAAAGTTCCATTTTCTTGATTAAGGCCATTTTAAGGCTTGCAAAAATATTGAATAAAACCGTAAAAAGCAGGGTATCCTTGCTTCATCCTAGCTTCATGGTTGCTTTATCCTTGCTTCATGTCCTCGTCCGGAGCAGGTTTGCACAAGGATGAAGCAAGGATGAAGCATGGATTATACAACCATAAGGCAAATTTCAGACGGTATTTGCACAATTATGTAAGGGAGATCACTCCATGCTCCGGATCACTGCAATGGTCCTGTCCACCATTTCAGGTGTAATATCCAGGTGGAGTACCATGCGTACCTGTGTGGGGGAGATGGCCATCACGCGAATGTTCTGTTGCTGCATGAAATCCCGGAAGGTAATGGGCGACCAGGGATGTTTCACTTCAAAGATGAGGATATTGGTTTCCACGGGCAGCATATGCCCGGTGAATTCTCTTTCCAGCAGGGCGGCAGCAATCTGTTTTGCGTGCTGGTGATCTTCTGCGAGGCGTTCCAGGTTGTTTTCCAATGCATATATGCCTGTTGCGGCCATATAACCGGCCTGGCGCATACCGCCACCCAGTTTTTTACGCACGCGGCGGGCTTCTTTTATAAATGCGGCAGATCCCAGCAGTACGGAACCCATGGGGCAGCCCATTCCTTTATTGAGGCAAACGGAGATACTGTCGAACGTGGCGCCGAATTGTGCGGCTGTTTGGCCGGTGGACAGCAGGGCGTTGAAAAGCCGGGCGCCGTCCAGGTGTAATTTCAGGCCGTGATTGCTGCAGACTTCCCGGATCTTTTCTATCTGTTCCCATTCGTAACAGCATCCGCCGCCACGGTTGGAAGTATTTTCCAGGCAAACGA
This DNA window, taken from Chitinophaga niabensis, encodes the following:
- a CDS encoding threonine aldolase family protein, translating into MDYRSDTFTKPSKGMLNAMLEAQTGDDVFGEDPTVNKLEAMMSELFGMEAALYCPSGTMSNQIAIKVHTLPGDEVICSTLAHVYIYEGGGIAFNAGAQVRALEGDRGMITAADVEAAINPDDVHKARTSLVCLENTSNRGGGCCYEWEQIEKIREVCSNHGLKLHLDGARLFNALLSTGQTAAQFGATFDSISVCLNKGMGCPMGSVLLGSAAFIKEARRVRKKLGGGMRQAGYMAATGIYALENNLERLAEDHQHAKQIAAALLEREFTGHMLPVETNILIFEVKHPWSPITFRDFMQQQNIRVMAISPTQVRMVLHLDITPEMVDRTIAVIRSME